The following are encoded in a window of Bdellovibrio svalbardensis genomic DNA:
- a CDS encoding alpha/beta fold hydrolase: METIPKSTGSFESFDGTPIYYEVRGEGDPLVLIYGIACPINHWHYQIEYFSKKYKVIAFDLRGHHKSTPIADMRNLTMDALGKDVIGLLDHLKIKRAHFAGHSFGAPLLLHLYEMKPEVIRSMIFINGFAKNPIKGMFGLDVIEPFFYFIKAQYEQQPDLWNTLWKLAVDNPMSMYLAALAGGFNLKVTHFKDIEVYTRGVARMNLEVFLNLFEELMKYDGESVLTKIEAPVLIISGERDMVTPIRFQYHFKEKIKHSEFVLVPYGSHCTQLDFPDYTNLKMEKFISES, encoded by the coding sequence ATGGAGACGATACCAAAATCAACAGGCAGTTTTGAAAGCTTTGACGGCACGCCGATCTATTACGAGGTGCGTGGCGAAGGCGATCCGCTTGTTCTTATTTATGGCATCGCGTGTCCCATCAATCATTGGCACTATCAAATCGAATACTTTTCCAAAAAATATAAAGTCATCGCATTTGATTTGCGCGGACACCACAAAAGCACACCGATCGCCGACATGAGAAATCTCACCATGGATGCGCTGGGAAAAGATGTCATTGGTTTGTTGGATCATTTGAAAATCAAACGTGCGCATTTTGCCGGACACAGCTTTGGCGCGCCTTTACTATTACATCTTTATGAAATGAAACCCGAAGTCATTCGCTCCATGATCTTCATCAATGGCTTTGCGAAAAACCCAATCAAGGGCATGTTTGGCTTAGATGTCATTGAGCCTTTTTTCTATTTCATTAAAGCACAGTACGAACAGCAACCGGATCTGTGGAATACTCTGTGGAAATTGGCTGTGGATAACCCAATGTCCATGTACCTTGCCGCATTGGCTGGTGGATTTAATTTAAAGGTCACGCACTTCAAGGATATTGAGGTTTATACTCGCGGCGTAGCGAGAATGAATCTTGAAGTGTTTCTGAATCTCTTCGAAGAATTAATGAAATATGATGGAGAGTCAGTTCTTACAAAGATTGAGGCGCCAGTTCTTATTATTTCCGGTGAACGAGACATGGTGACCCCGATCAGATTTCAATATCATTTCAAAGAGAAAATTAAACATTCTGAATTTGTTCTCGTTCCTTATGGCTCTCACTGCACCCAATTAGACTTCCCAGATTATACCAATCTAAAAATGGAGAAGTTCATCTCAGAGTCTTAG
- a CDS encoding protease, which produces MKLKSLMAILAALCVNSTAFADEFDGGSGEFDPKPLPNYTEAEIQKKIAQEMEIACSGNLCRIVGTDSSGEGWTVSFNVGYGNGNGNSGTSIYIGDKYNNNPNDTTWNAGITVTYKNYHCQSNLRVTPAVYRFVNTYMYNMVNSDGSTKRNFSPADQTVILFYTTMLNKVDSCANAAK; this is translated from the coding sequence ATGAAACTAAAATCCCTCATGGCGATTTTGGCAGCCCTTTGCGTAAATTCAACCGCATTTGCCGATGAGTTCGATGGCGGCAGCGGTGAGTTCGATCCAAAACCACTTCCAAACTACACTGAAGCAGAAATTCAAAAGAAAATCGCTCAAGAGATGGAAATCGCATGCTCTGGCAACTTGTGCCGCATTGTTGGCACTGACAGCTCTGGCGAAGGCTGGACTGTTTCTTTCAACGTTGGATACGGCAACGGCAACGGCAACAGCGGAACTTCTATCTACATCGGTGATAAATATAACAACAATCCAAACGACACGACTTGGAACGCTGGCATCACTGTCACTTACAAAAACTACCATTGCCAATCAAATTTGCGCGTGACTCCAGCGGTGTACCGCTTCGTCAACACGTACATGTACAACATGGTTAACAGCGACGGATCTACGAAAAGAAATTTCTCTCCTGCAGATCAGACGGTAATTTTGTTCTACACAACAATGTTGAACAAAGTTGATTCTTGCGCAAACGCGGCTAAATAG